Proteins from one Candidatus Curtissbacteria bacterium genomic window:
- a CDS encoding pantetheine-phosphate adenylyltransferase: MAYKYKHAAVGGTFDLLHKGHETLLLAAFKAGEKVTIGVTSDSMNKRVDKITFQSESERLQNVRKFISDNKFTKQAKIVTITDIYGPTIKDKTFDVLVTSKERLKNAGEINKERKAKKLKKLPLIVTPIILAADKKPISSTRIKAGEINRGGKVYKNLLAKVLNKRLSETTRQKLKKPFGKITKSLTKSEGPTIAVGDATVASLLKTKILPKLSVIDFKVQRKIVYQSLNQLGFIHPNPDVIVNNEAGQISASLSQEIENALKSKNNGQVILVNGEDDLAVIPVVLLARLGTTVYYGQPNVGLVKVYVDEVAKENLCTLLNLA, translated from the coding sequence ATGGCTTACAAATATAAGCACGCGGCAGTTGGCGGAACATTCGATCTTCTGCACAAAGGCCACGAAACTCTTCTTTTGGCCGCTTTTAAAGCGGGAGAGAAGGTAACAATCGGAGTCACTTCCGACTCGATGAATAAAAGGGTCGACAAGATTACTTTCCAAAGTGAAAGTGAAAGGCTTCAAAACGTCCGCAAATTTATAAGCGACAACAAGTTCACAAAGCAAGCAAAAATAGTGACTATCACCGACATCTATGGCCCGACCATAAAGGATAAAACATTCGACGTTCTTGTCACCTCTAAAGAGAGACTAAAAAATGCAGGCGAAATAAACAAGGAAAGAAAAGCAAAAAAGCTCAAAAAACTACCCTTAATCGTCACGCCAATCATCTTGGCCGCTGATAAAAAACCAATTTCATCAACTAGAATCAAGGCCGGAGAAATTAATAGGGGAGGCAAAGTTTATAAAAATTTGCTCGCCAAAGTCCTAAACAAACGGCTGAGTGAAACTACCAGGCAGAAACTTAAAAAACCTTTCGGAAAAATTACCAAGAGTCTTACAAAATCGGAAGGCCCAACAATTGCAGTCGGTGACGCGACAGTTGCAAGCCTACTTAAGACCAAAATACTTCCAAAGCTCTCGGTTATCGATTTTAAAGTTCAAAGGAAGATTGTTTACCAAAGTTTAAACCAACTAGGCTTTATACACCCAAACCCGGATGTGATCGTTAATAACGAAGCAGGCCAAATATCAGCAAGCCTTTCGCAGGAAATTGAAAACGCGCTTAAAAGCAAAAACAACGGTCAGGTAATCCTCGTTAACGGCGAGGACGATCTTGCTGTAATCCCTGTCGTTCTTCTTGCAAGACTTGGAACAACAGTTTATTACGGCCAGCCGAATGTCGGC